TCACTCGAACAAAAGTGGACAATTACATATAATGGCCTGTGGGGTATAACGTTCTGCTATTATCcctcataataatgataataataaagataatcCCATTTTCTGTTTGCGTGGCAATTATATGGCCCATCTCCTAATGAGCATGATAGTATAATGATGATGGGACTAATCATGTGCTAATTATCCcaaacattaatacaaatacagaCAATAGTGCTTGTCATGCAAAAGAGAACAAAAGTTTATTCATTCCTATCTTACATAAGCCACTCATGCGAAAACACCGGTTCTGACCTCTCTGGAGACCTGTTGCGCGCTCCACGCCAAATATGCTCACTCCTACGTCTTGCGCAAGTCAATGCCGTGTGCGCGTGTAACAGCGTCCCGCCGCGTGCGTCGCTTCACACTCGCACGGTTGCCATGGCGAGTGTGGAGCCCACCTGAAGCCGTGGAGCTAATTGCAGTCAGTGCCCTTGTTGTTGGACTTGTTCACTTTTGTCACAGTGACAGTGAGTCACAGTTTGTTTGTGTATGCGCTAAGTGGGGGAGGACAATAGAATCCAAAATGTGAACAAAGAAATATTGTATAATCTTTCAGCTGGACCAGGGGTCGCGGGAAGCTTTGAGGTGcagtgatgaaaaaaaattgtaaatctaCATTCTACATTCATAGAGGGGGGGGaacgagatgcccgagccaacTCCACTgactcctctccatgtgaaggagcagcggctctactctgagttcctcccggatgaccgagctcctcaccctatctcttaggttgAGTCCAGCCGccttacggaggaaactcatttcagccgcttgtatccgcgcaTCTGCACAAAGCACATCGATTTtggaaatatataaaaaaatatacagttagaaatcccatagtttttgcatgtatatgtttGCTGCAAGCAGTGACCCGTCCCACTTTTGACAGTCTTTGAACGCACTATTGTGCGTGCGCTAACTTCCCCGACTCtgcagatagactactatactgtatttggaccgtttttctttcaccacaTATTTAGTCTCAAATGCTGACACCACGTGGGAACGCAATAAGGTACGTTTTGGTCACGTATTTGTTGgcgcacaacctcaagttagttcatgctagcacactgacTTTTACCACTCCCATCAAATAGCACTGACACAAAAAAGTGTCAGTAAAAGCATGTAGTGAACTTTGAGAAACAAGGTCCAGGCTCTTACTGGTGggtggtgggtctgtattcatttagtgcttttaatttgctgTAGTTCCGGTCTTAGTTTTATATCACTTTATATAATTAGTTAGTATAATAACTAAGATCAGtgagatcgctataatgtgTGACCCCACCCCCCCATCCGGTCCAAAAACGTTGGGGACCGCTGAGCTAGACGACAGGCCATACTTCACACAGTCTAATGTGTGTTATGTACAGTGTGTGCTTATTGATCAGGTAATTGGCGCACCCACCATTAAAGTAACTTTGATGAGGTACAGCAGcacgcagcatatcatgcactgtcttggcTGAAGGAGCTTATTTTTGTGATAACGTTAAGTACGACTATCCACTGACACCAGCACAGTGCCTCGATTTGTTTGCAGATGTGAACAAATTTTAtgtcagatgttttttttgtcctctgagATCAGTCAGGCATAGTAGCacacagcatatcatgcattgtctaACAGGAAGACTTGTTTCTGTGATATCAAAGTACGACTATCTGCTTGGCCACCACGATACCCTCACAGTGCCTCGATTGGCTAGAGTGATTTATTTGTCCACAACTTTGTGCAAATTTGGGGTCCAATCTGCTATGTTTTTGTCTAGcaagcagctccttcagcagcagactgttacacccacggtgtaagaaggagaggttctgcaggtccttcatactgaccgctgtcaggctctacaacacctgcaccacctgaaccatgttgtagtcactatgcatcctttacactgtactctttacttgcgtatcttgcttgcttgctgctgtaacaagtacatttccccgctgtgggataaataaagtacatacacatCATACACAGTCCTCACAAAAGTGGCTTATTTCTCTGTCTCCTAAGATTTTTGCACATATTGCGTAAAAATAGGCTCAATGTCTCTTCTGAATTCCAACAAATCTGGTCAGGTGCAGTTTTAGTGCTTTATTTGTACAACAGGATTTGCACTGTACAAATACCACCAGCTCAGGTAAATACGGCGGAAAGAACATAAGAGCATCTCTTTTTGCCTGACCTGAGCACCCCCCCCCCGCCACTCCTCACTGTGCAGGTCAGGAAACAACTCCCAAGGAGAAACAaagcttcaaaataataataataataataataataataaaaaagcagcCACCTGCTGAACAAACGGACATGGCTCGAGGAGACCCTTCCTTCCAAAAAAGTGCCAAAAGCATCCGCGaaattaaaacaaagaaaattaaaaaaagacgaACTGTCCAGCCTCCACAACAGCGGAGCGTTTATGGCCTTGGTTTAAATAGCATGTAGAAATGGAAGTTGcagtacagacacacaaaaaaggcaaaTGGTGATTTCCATGGGCTCCATGCGCCTACGTCGCTTCCACGTCAGTACACCATCCCGAGAGTGAAGCTTTTACACACGAGACAGAACACTCcatctaaaaacaaacaaaaggctaGGCCCCCcacgaaagaaagaaaacacacggAACTCCTTCAACAGCCGCAACGTGACGTTTTTAGATGGAAGCAAGCATTCCCTGTGGCGCGTCGGAGGTCCTCTTAAAGCAACAGTTACTTTGAAATTCACTCATATTTCCATTAGTGAAGTACTAATGTAACCAAGTCAACTCAAAGTGTTTGTAGAAAAATAGAACAGACTGAAAACAGATTCACTCAACGAAAATAGATCTCCACAGTCTCAAATGAGGGGTGGGGGCCCAAAGGACAGCTCAGGTTGGATTCCCAAGGTAGGGGGGTGTGGGCGGGATGCTTTTTGGCGACCTTCGCGTGTCAAGTCTGAGTGGCGGCACTCTTCCCCCTCTCCCCCGGCACCACACAGTGAAAGCCGCGGGTTCCGTCAGGGCCGCGCGGAAGCCTCACGACGCCCGGCGGTAGCCCGTCGGCGTTCTGGATCTTCCTCCCCAGCATGGGGCTTCCCACCGGGCTGCTCTCCTGCGAGGCCACCTGCTTACGCCGCTGCACCCACGGGCTCCCGGATGGAGTCAGGCTACTGTCTGAGGAGTAGTCGGCCCAGCGGCGTCCCGCCTCGGGGCTCAGCCGGCCCTCGCTGGCCAAGGGAGACTTGTGGGAGTGAGGGGACTTGCGTTGAGGACAAGGGCTGGCACGGGGGCTGGACCACGGGCTGTTGCGGGGTGACATGCCGGGACTCAGGTGATTGTTCTGGAAGGCGACTCCGGCGGCAGTGGGGCTGAGCTTGTTGCAGGATTGGGACTTTCGGGCCAGCCGGGGCGACGTTGGGGTGCTCTCCGTCTCGGAGGAGCTGCAGGCCGAGTCCTCGCCGTGGTACTGGAGCTCTCGCACTCTGCTGTTGAGCGAGCGGCTTTTGCGCATCCCCGTTGTTGCCGTCCCCTCCTCGCGGGGTCGCTCCTTCTGCATTTTCTTTTTCGGTGGTTTGGTTCCGATCAGGACGACCTTCAAGCCCAGCGAGCTACTCCCTCCATCCTCGCTTCCCACGGCTTCATTGGCTTTAACTGCCGCTTCCACCTCCTCAAACTCCACAATGGCGCACTCCTCTGTGCTTAGCTGATAGTAGCGGCTGCTCAGCCTCTTCAGGTCGGCTGGCAGGTCCTTCCCGGGCTTCAGGACTCGGACGGAAGCAATGGCGCCGTACGTCCCGAAGGCTTTGAGCAGCAGCTTCATCAGCTGCTCCTGCTGAGTGGACCCGCCCTCGCTGCCTCCGTTCTCCTTGGCGCCACCCGTGATCTCGGCCAGCTCAGGCCAGCGCTGCAGTTCGCTCAGCAGTAGCATGCGACTGGGCAACGACTCGCTGGCAAAGACCGGCACAGCCGACTTGCGCCGCACCTTCCGGCCCTCGTCGTTGAGCTCCAGCGCTTTGGAGTGTCTCAGGGCGAAGGCGGTCGTTCTCCAGTCGCGGGTCAGGTGTTTAACCTGCAAAAGGAGGCCAAATTAGCCACTCGCAATCGCTTCTTGGGAAATTTTGTGCACTCAATATCAATATGCAGCTAATGCGTGAAAGATTTCAATGTGGTATCACTAAATGAtcacaagatggcagcaaacCACCATGAAGATGGCGTATGGGTGGGTTTTGGCAGAATTTCATGCTTGCACTCTTGAGTTCCATATTTTACAGTCCTCTGCTGGCCCCAGTATCGGGTTATGAGCCGATACGGCTCCCATACTGACTAATAGATGTCTGCTTGTTCATATGCAAGTTTTACGCATACATTACTTCGCCCAAACGTCAAGGCAGTCAGGAAGAACCTGATAAATTCTGGTGGGGGGGTTCTCAGAGAAAAATGCATGAATCGTAATGagaaaattagggatgtccgataatatcgtccGACCGATGATATCTTGGCATAAAAGTGGGAGATCGGtattgttttcttcttctaagAATATCGGCGGATGACGTGCGCCACACAGCAACAACGAGTTTGCTAGCTCAGTACGTCTGCACTCTGGAATTATTTTGAAGTTTGGCCTTTGGATTGGAAACATGCAGTTTGCAATGAAAGCGCTGGGTATGCTAGGTGGGGgcgcagtgttccctcgctccatcacaCTTCAACTTTCGCAGCCTCGCtgtttcactgatttttttagtgcaattttagtcGTACGAACGCTGTTACatgccgagcctggccctttaagaagaattggactgtgggaagttgagtgttgtagttttgCGCTTTAGCACGAGGTGCCTGTGTGTCTGTCTCTCCCTCTCCTGTCTGCACCGTCCATTGTCCTCCGAgtcctgattgattgattgacaatggtgtaCAGCTTATCGCCTTCGTGCCGTCTCTTGTTGGGgtcatcgctagcaaactagctaaccctgtgagctgcttgccacccgccaataaacaatagaagaagaagaagcatctGAAGCACTGAACGCTGTGccagttttttcccccccaacaaaACCCACAGTGTTGACGAAaagttctgcacccaaaaggcagaggaagccatcgcacaaaaagttggacttctggacatgctgaaggaaggtagatgTTGCGGCTGCGGGGCGCAGGAGCACGCCGACAAgagcagtatgttttaacaaggaaacaaaaatgctacagtacagcggaatgtCGCCAGGACTGAAAGGctcggtcacaggagtgaaacacgcgtgagtcacttaatcgtttcttgtgtccaacctggtAGGTTGGTCATTAACTTCCacacaaaggtttgaacttttcagagtgtttaaacaagagagaaatgtgggaaaatgttaatgcctgtctgagaaaagtgtataaagtgtgtgagGGGTTCACAGATTTAAacatatcattgtaaaaaataatttttaaagttggctactttgcggatttaatttattgcgagctattttgggaaccttttGCCCTataatttattttgaagagTCACCGTTATTGATCAACAACCAAATGCAAGTGATCAGGAGCCACGACATTTTGCGAGTGACTCCTTGCGCTATTTAGCATCGCGGTGAACACCAAGTGCAATATGCAGTCGCACGGGGGCCGCGAGGAAGTCAAATGACTCCCTTTTGTGCGGCTGGACCATTTGCAGCCATGGTTACCTTTTTGAATGAGGTCAGCAACTTGACGCTCACAAAGCCCAGCTTGTTGCGCCTGACGTGCTTGAGGAGGAAGGCGTCGTGCTCGAGGTTTTCGTCTGACAGGTAGTACTCGATCTGGGCCACCAGCTTTTGGATGAGCTCCACGTCGGGGGGCTGCCAGCTCTCCTCCTCGAGCTCACCTCCACTCGTGCCGGCACCACTGTATGAATAgcacaaaaaataataggaacactttaaacatcacaaataaaaatagGCTCGTCACAGTATTAACAGCACAGGATGTATCTAGTACACGTATGCAAGCATTTATACAACCTtggtgaattgtaacatgaagcattcaaggtCAACTC
The sequence above is a segment of the Dunckerocampus dactyliophorus isolate RoL2022-P2 chromosome 3, RoL_Ddac_1.1, whole genome shotgun sequence genome. Coding sequences within it:
- the larp6a gene encoding la-related protein 6a — encoded protein: MHALVNAFLRCLSFLLPPSWLCVSLYLWAASECEETPPRPNPTKLLTYEEVAAVAAAVQGGGSSAAPGCVSPAATSPAAPHSPPSEARIWIGVVWRAVERVLGAPWVLLSHSSSESGRRVPTPRPHRVLDSISASAATTTAAQRVNGASAGASTHTGNMSRTPGPSPSRQAACSPDSSSERGVDEVITVDQHSQEMGTVTITVAIQAAEDEEPEEFSPGNVDFIGGSCSEDELGRHDKSSGAGTSGGELEEESWQPPDVELIQKLVAQIEYYLSDENLEHDAFLLKHVRRNKLGFVSVKLLTSFKKVKHLTRDWRTTAFALRHSKALELNDEGRKVRRKSAVPVFASESLPSRMLLLSELQRWPELAEITGGAKENGGSEGGSTQQEQLMKLLLKAFGTYGAIASVRVLKPGKDLPADLKRLSSRYYQLSTEECAIVEFEEVEAAVKANEAVGSEDGGSSSLGLKVVLIGTKPPKKKMQKERPREEGTATTGMRKSRSLNSRVRELQYHGEDSACSSSETESTPTSPRLARKSQSCNKLSPTAAGVAFQNNHLSPGMSPRNSPWSSPRASPCPQRKSPHSHKSPLASEGRLSPEAGRRWADYSSDSSLTPSGSPWVQRRKQVASQESSPVGSPMLGRKIQNADGLPPGVVRLPRGPDGTRGFHCVVPGERGKSAATQT